One genomic region from Benincasa hispida cultivar B227 unplaced genomic scaffold, ASM972705v1 Contig954, whole genome shotgun sequence encodes:
- the LOC120070127 gene encoding transcription factor bHLH146-like, with protein MGRQIVRKGSRRVFSLEPNKVAYTMFARNYVKHLMTSLVKISHHHHQHHQQQEQNFQKFVKFEVDMAMAQSASDQFAWGIALKKKLLQRDQVGNENDFDFSLQTVKFSQENLGKEEEEEAEEEKKMEHGLMKLRKIIPGGADFNIEDDDLLKQTESYVKCLELQVNVLRGLVETNTF; from the coding sequence ATGGGAAGGCAAATTGTGAGAAAAGGATCAAGAAGGGTATTTTCTCTAGAACCAAACAAAGTTGCATACACCATGTTTGCAAGAAACTATGTCAAACATTTGATGACATCTTTAGTCAAAATttctcatcatcatcatcaacatcatcaACAACAAGAACAAAATTTTCAGAAATTTGTGAAGTTTGAAGTTGACATGGCAATGGCTCAATCAGCAAGTGATCAATTTGCATGGGGAATTGCTCTAAAAAAGAAGCTTCTTCAAAGAGATCAAGTTGGcaatgaaaatgattttgatttttctctccaaaCTGTCAAATTTTCTCAAGAAAATTTAGgaaaggaggaggaggaggaagcagaagaagagaagaaaatggaACATGGGTTGATGAAGCTGAGGAAAATTATACCAGGTGGTGCTGATTTTAATATTGAAGATGAtgatttgttgaaacaaactgAAAGTTATGTAAAATGTCTTGAGTTGCAAGTGAATGTTCTTAGAGGTTTGGTTGAAACAaacacattttaa